From Bradysia coprophila strain Holo2 chromosome IV unlocalized genomic scaffold, BU_Bcop_v1 contig_5, whole genome shotgun sequence, one genomic window encodes:
- the LOC119071479 gene encoding tetratricopeptide repeat protein 7B — MTGRNRNTNGKIEAIIESCRSEGKWKRVIELAEELKVGSPSNYECLSNFLVGEGKLESYLEEHPPIESNFTKAKSGLQEAKNYLTLVTGESGRRAGIALDAHLLLAKLYYSCGQYDDSLENFVKAELNSLSEKELTLRSLKILAESYAIKGLSLENQGLKGTSKFKQAERETEMITCFERAADLGLLYLQEQDLADIASETRCMGAILETALQRAPIVLIKVGRLLDAIERYRSMLNAVETKTTQSLRLTLARQLAEVLLRGVSGTIYAPPEKLVPTKNTATPRKLWKPKKYSGRNYFTPKNLPEETILLLLIAETLAVRDAVLSQSTEFRVARSHALGNAAAVYDLLTLATMRWGQVGLLHESFEKALKFSFGEQHIWRQYSFSLAALGRHAHALRALKETSKLVPQDSLLCLMSSRLCYEELGLIKDGLYWAQQAQSKDIKGLRPSRALLYVGIGYQQVAASTNLKSQKEHYGKLAFEALEKAVQLDPNDHLSEYYLALQHAMNYNIIDALYHIRIALSLRAEHASSLHLFALLLTANRRPKEALLVVEDACDEFPDNLHLLHVKAYLELHLHDAETSLATVQKMFLIWRELYESQVTGLDNDNSDTKSIFQMHSAHSDKDSSSVHAASLAASRVEHALSEAASSLSSFSPRPGPQGAWIIQLKVWLLLADIYLSIEQPNEAMFCIQEASQIHPLSHQIMYMRGQVHVFLSQWADAKQCFLNAVSANPCHTEALCALGEVHHILGEPRLAEKMIKDAARLDPNSPNIWYSLGKVMETLGDHQAAADCMATALQLEPSCPVLPFSTIALTFE; from the exons ATGACTGGACGCAATCGAAATACGAATGGAAAAATCGAAGCCATCATCGAAAGTTGTCGTAGTGAAGGTAAATGGAAGAGAGTTATCGAACTGGCCGAGGAATTGAAAGTTGGCTCACCCTCCAACTATG AATGTTTGTCCAACTTTCTGGTCGGCGAAGGAAAATTGGAAAGTTATCTGGAAGAACATCCGCccattgaatccaattttacGAAGGCAAAGTCTGGACTGCAAGAagctaaaaattatttgacatTAGTAACTGGTGAAAGTGGACGCCGGGCTGGTATCGCATTGGACGCACATCTCTTACTGGCCAAGCTGTATTATTCATGCGGTCAATATGACGATAGTTTAGAGAATTTCGTGAAGGCTGAATTAAATTCCTTGTCAGAAAAAGAACTAACTCT GcgaagtttgaaaattttagccGAATCATATGCCATCAAAGGGTTGAGTCTCGAAAATCAAGGGCTAAAGGGAACGTCCAAATTCAAGCAAGCAGAAAGAGAAACTGAAATG ATCACTTGCTTCGAACGAGCTGCCGATCTTGGACTTCTTTATCTTCAAGAGCAAGATCTTGCCGACATTGCTTCGGAAACACGGTGTATGGGCGCTATTTTGGAAACAGCGTTACAACGAGCTCCCATTGTGCTAATTAAGGTTGGGCGGCTGTTGGATGCCATAGAACGCTATCGATCGATGTTAAATGCAGTCGAAACAAAGACTACACAGTCTCTCCGGCTCACCTTAGCTCGTCAGCTGGCGGAAGTTCTGCTTAGAGGAGTGTCTGGTACAATCTATGCACCGCCCGAGAAATTGGTACCCACAAAAAATACTGCGACGCCCCGTAAGCTGTGGAAACCGAAAAAATATTCCGGCAGAAACTACTTCACGCCGAAGAATCTACCGGAAGAGACCATACTCTTGTTGCTAATTGCTGAAACGTTGGCAGTTCGTGACGCTGTTTTGTCACAAAGTACAGAGTTTCGAGTAGCTCGCAGCCATGCACTGGGTAATGCTGCAGCTGTATACGATCTATTAACTTTAGCAACGATGCGTTGGGGTCAAGTGGGACTGCTACACGAGTCATTTGAAAAGgcattgaaattttcgttcgGCGAACAGCACATATGGCGACAGTATTCATTCAGTTTAGCAGCACTGGGCCGACATGCTCACGCGTTACGAGCGTTAAAGGAAACATCAAAACTGGTGCCACAAGATTCACTTTTGTGTTTGATGTCATCACGACTGTGCTACGAAGAATTGGGCTTGATCAAAGATGGATTGTATTGGGCGCAGCAAGCTCAAAGCAAAGATATCAAAGGATTACGACCGTCGCGAGCATTACTGTACGTCGGTATTGGTTATCAACAAGTAGCTGCATCAACGAATTTAAAATCTCAGAAGGAGCACTACGGGAAGCTTGCATTCGAAGCATTAGAAAAGGCTGTACAATTGGACCCGAACGATCATCTCTCCGAATACTATCTGGCTTTGCAGCATGCTATGAACTACAATATTATTGACGCCTTGTACCACATACGAATAGCGTTGTCTTTGCGTGCTGAGCATGCCAGCAGTTTGCATTTGTTTGCACTACTGTTAACAGCGAACCGTCGACCGAAAGAAGCTCTATTGGTTGTGGAAGACGCATGCGACGAATTTCCAGACAATTTACATCTGTTGCATGTAAAAGCTTACTTAGAATTACATTTACACGATGCTGAAACGTCGCTAGCTACAGTGCAAAAAATGTTCCTGATATGGCGCGAACTTTACGAGTCGCAAGTGACTGGATTAGACAATGATAATTCCGACACCAAAAGCATCTTTCAAATGCATTCAGCGCATTCGGATAAGGATTCAA GTTCCGTTCATGCCGCATCACTGGCCGCCTCACGCGTTGAGCATGCATTGAGTGAAGCAGCCAGTTCACTAAGTTCATTTAGTCCACGACCCGGTCCACAAGGTGCTTGGATTATTCAACTAAAAGTATGGCTACTGCTGGCCGACATTTATCTGTCCATAGAACAACCCAACGAAGCAATGTTTTGCATACAGGAAGCGTCACAAATACATCCACTTTCACATCAAATCATGTACATG CGAGGTCAGGTTCATGTCTTTTTGTCGCAATGGGCTGACGCGAAACAATGCTTTCTCAATGCTGTCTCAGCCAATCCATGTCATACCGAAGCACTGTGCGCGTTGGGAGAAGTTCATCATATACTGGGCGAGCCACGATTAGCGGAAAAAATGATTAAGGACGCGGCCCGGTTGGATCCGAATAGCCCGAATATTTGGTATAGTCTAGGAAAAGTCATGGAAACACTTGGTGATCATCAAGCAGCCGCCGATTGTATGGCAACTGCTTTGCAATTGGAACCATCATGCCCGGTTCTGCCATTCTCGACGATTGCACTAACATTTGAATGA
- the LOC119071477 gene encoding proteasome-associated protein ECM29 homolog, translated as MEQEIELLERVLFRLGTSDSDEQLENAVNKFLTPVLLKITSPNETVRCKVMEVLTHVNKRLKSRPLVQLPVEQLLVQYNTTDSTFLHNFSIIYITMGFPRLSVEKQTELTPILLNCLEGKTETHQDKLLMLILPLLGSIKIPEDPEKRGTLLGLADKPLTKKQLINLLQDVILLPYGVTSEGEVPPGMSPYSFKRVIANNWKAEELEQLKKGICRFICASVFPDEDILTLLVLSSADTRFSVATPAIAELSKVNSSLDWTDPNLSAPFYSLFLGNASKIVDRKTTACSARVRQKLLQYLLKSRGKGINTVRGIQVIFEALFGENTNQKCKVLSLQFTENLVKDGPIELINKISKVILAGVTKLIGTESTEAYDVQNGAYCVIAQLSRVCPDGFNKDLQLIVSYFAHLVVAPTELHGSIREALIAIAPAFKSTYDISGGTEKFTPNANQTLLLAMLAEHVESKLAIVQNVASVFLTTCFPEHYVPARYLLLLIAGERSSLRESVITSLYGVARTDHINYSYISSVDHSESVQEQDVDKFKLTPEQRRVILPSFKEMVNYVHEQMDKRASNSSQKHIYGKVTLSCHYETYTEILDYLRLCLWFSAGAKTSPGDPKSVQQINDYIRNELSNSIEINNYLALAKRILYSKRGKVELQCLYDLLNATPNALVNDCLDLKESFMLGLKDVSDLTRILVAQLQGILIAHGNIESEFNAEVKDIIATLSQRTLEHRHGSILTLSHAFQRRIKSLKSQSDFNEKTIQNWEVLKKFMDLLGALLSEQQSLLISAAIKGISLIGSSTILPLPDTSTSSAAGSEAMEVDGIDCSMSKSSLVSTIFRLLKSAHTKAKLREDAANCLGYLAVGDGKYFAASNLKLFIEIVKLSKDTALNIAIAQGIVLTIAGEENIYGDESANSENPFCDDKTFNDFLNGVIGFVSDPNPCSRNSTAIWLLALVKNFSKRAPIYSRKQTLQFAFTELLSDDSEFIQDVASRGLGLVFSLSDQSGQTDLANSLLDQLIGGRRQVNQVNEDTKIFEEGVLGKTPMGGNITTYKELCSLASDLNQPEMIYKFMQLANHNAAWNSKLGAAFGLKSISKAAKEQMQPFLGKIVPRLFRYKYDPTPKIQNSMISIWDSIVSDSKEIVEKYYWEIFDELTTNLTHVEWRVRIACCLAIRDLIKRPAGLRLRFDDRALTVNKMEVDSSDDISRMETDDVDVPEPEVTKLWSQLFRVMDDVHEGTRLAAEGSAKALSKICVVAASGNGKSAQNLASSILPLILEVGVTHTVPEIRNLSMKTLSELIESSGGILKDHLHTLVPCLLKATGELEVPKLSYLSTRLGANIEAQEAVDSLRAEAAKQHHSMETLVKCIRHISFESLEKMTPEVVELMRTTVNLGTKIACAHFVCLITVRFNNEMTSLVSKYLSACFNGLKDRNTIVRKYNASAIGHLIGLAKEQSIIRLFAKLTEFYFENQSNKGVPYAISAINKRHQDILKDYPAHVLPLIFFAMHEEIDEENRSNVELWKELWLEVSPGDGGIRMNLESIIPMLEKSLDDQSWLIKAQSANSITTIATRLGTNLGQVERERLIACLMANISGRTFQGKERLLQALSSLCKDLKKSESASYTTIIDAIMKECRKEEPLYRTHALKAVGDILEQLGEDRFEEIYNMIWYLMDKKDLAAVTGDDEDKNLSADERNKRAMIVISLKETVCETLGKAWPTEEKTQEKYQLMFVEQCVRCLQNNTRPVQLSVLVSLGKFLDRLKILEPPNTDQNQEKKQKTDGNECLQKICTDVLSAVVFVAGIPHTGLKKEALNIVLILVKRLIDIKSHTELSMVKKTFDEILITLQKDSAPEIKCRINDIEDKLKSN; from the exons atggAACAAGAAATCG AACTACTGGAGAGAGTGCTATTCCGTTTGGGAACATCTGACAGTGATGAACAACTTGAAAATGCTGTCAATAAATTCCTTACTCCTGTGCTACTTAAAATTACGTCTCCAAATGAGACAGTGCGTTGCAAG GTCATGGAAGTTCTTACCCACGTCAACAAACGTTTGAAATCGAGACCATTGGTTCAACTTCCAGTCGAACAGCTTCTCGTGCAATATAACACGACTGATTCAACGTTTCTAcacaatttttcgataatttacaTAACGATGGGCTTTCCGCGCTTATCGGTCGAAAAGCAGACCGAACTCACTCCAATTCTACTGAACTGCCTAGAAGGTAAGACAGAGACCCATCAAGACAA ACTGTTGATGTTAATACTGCCACTGTTGGGATCGATTAAAATTCCTGAAGATCCAGAAAAACGTGGAACTTTACTGGGATTGGCGGACAAACCGCTAACGAAAAAACAGTTGATCAATCTCTTGCAAGACGTCATTTTGCTTCCTTACGG AGTTACATCTGAGGGTGAAGTGCCGCCGGGAATGAGTCCATATTCCTTTAAACGCGTCATCGCCAACAACTGGAAAGCCGAAGAATTAGAACAGTTGAAGAAAGGAATCTGCCGTTTTATATGTGCGAGCGTTTTCCCGGACGAAGATATTTTAACCTTGCTGGTGCTGTCTTCAGCTGATACAAG GTTCAGCGTAGCCACTCCTGCAATTGCTGAATTGAGTAAAGTGAATAGTTCGTTGGATTGGACTGATCCCAATTTGTCAGCTCCATTTTATTCGTTGTTTCTGGGAAATGCTTCCAAGATTGTGGATCGAAAGACGACTGCGTGCAGTGCTCGAGTTCGGCAGAAATTGCTGCAATATCTGCTGAAAAGTCGTGGCAAGGGTATTAACACGGTTCGTGGCATTCAAGTTATATTTGAGGCGTTATTCGGCGAGAACACCAATCAGAAATGTAAAGTACTCTCCCTACAATTCACTGAGAACTTAGTTAAAGA TGGGCCCATCGAATTGATAAATAAGATCTCCAAGGTAATTCTAGCCGGAGTGACTAAACTAATTGGCACCGAATCCACCGAAGCGTACGATGTGCAAAACGGTGCTTACTGTGTCATTGCTCAACTATCTCGGGTTTGTCCCGACGGATTCAACAAGGATTTACAATTGATCGTGTCATATTTTGCACATCTGGTTGTGGCACCGACCGAGCTGCACGGATCAATTAGGGAAGCGCTGATAGCAATTGCACCAGCATTTAAGTCGACTTACGACATCAGTGGAGGGACAGAGAAATTCACTCCAAACGCCAATCAGACATTACTGTTGGCCATGCTTGCGGAACATGTTGAATCCAAGTTGGCAATCGTCCAGAATGTGGCCAGTGTCTTTCTAACTACTTGTTTCCCGGAACACTATGTGCCGGCACGTTACTTATTGCTGCTGATAGCCGGAGAACGTTCGTCGCTAAGAGAGTCCGTCATCACATCACTCTACGGGGTGGCTCGTACGGATCACATTAACTATTCGTACATATCGTCTGTAGATCATTCAGAGTCTGTTCAGGAACAAGATGTcgacaaattcaaattaacgCCCGAACAGCGACGTGTAATACTACCGAGCTTCAAAGAAATGGTTAATTACGTGCACGAACAGATGGACAAGCGGGCATCAAATTCGTCACAAAAACACATCTATGGAAAAGTGACACTATCTTGTCATTATGAGACGTACACGGAG ATTCTCGACTATCTCCGGTTATGCCTGTGGTTTTCGGCTGGTGCTAAAACATCTCCTGGCGACCCGAAATCGGTTCAACAGATTAACGATTACATCCGCAATGAGCTGagcaattcaattgaaatcaacAATTACCTCGCGTTGGCCAAGCGAATTCTGTACTCTAAGCGAGGTAAAGTAGAGCTTCAGTGTCTGTACGACTTGCTGAACGCCACACCAAATGCATTGGTAAATGATTGCTTGGACCTGAAGGAGAGCTTTATGCTTGGCCTGAAAGATGTTTCGGACTTGACAAGAATTTTGGTCGCACAGCTACAAGGTATTCTCATTGCTCATGGAAACATTGAGTCAGAGTTTAACGCAGAGGTTAAGGACATCATAGCCACCTTATCCCAGAGAACTTTGGAACATCGTCACGGAAGCATTTTAACGTTAAGTCATGCTTTTCAAAGACGCATCAAGAGTTTAAAGTCCCAGAGCGATTTCAATGAGAAGACAATTCAAAATTGGGAGGTgttgaaaaagtttatggatTTGCTGG GAGCCCTACTATCAGAGCAGCAATCACTTCTCATCTCAGCAGCAATTAAAGGAATTTCATTGATCGGTTCATCTACGATTCTTCCGTTGCCCGATACATCAACATCATCTGCGGCAGGCTCGGAAGCGATGGAAGTAGATGGCATAGATTGCTCCATGTCGAAATCATCGTTGGTGTCTACCATATTTCGTTTGCTGAAAAGCGCACACACGAAGGCCAAACTTAGAGAAGATGCTGCAAATTGTCTCGGCTATCTGGCAGTTGGTGATGGCAAATACTTCGCTGCGAGTAatttgaaactgttcattgAAATCGTAAAATTG TCAAAGGACACGGCATTGAATATTGCGATTGCACAAGGGATTGTTCTAACGATTGCTggggaagaaaacatttatggCGATGAGTCGGCGAATTCAGAAAATCCGTTTTGTGATGACAAAACCTTCAACGATTTTCTGAATGGTGTCATCGGCTTCGTAAGTGATCCCAATCCATGTTCGCGTAATTCGACAGCAATTTGGCTGCTGGCATTGGTTAAGAACTTTTCCAAACGGGCGCCAATCTATTCGAGGAAGCAGACGCTACAATTTGCATTCACAGAACTATTGTCGGATGACAGCGAGTTCATACAAGACGTTGCCTCTCGTGGTTTAGGTTTAGTGTTTTCCCTATCGGATCAAAGCGGCCAAACCGATCTGGCGAATTCGCTGCTGGACCAGTTGATTGGTGGAAGACGTCAAGTAAATCAGGTGAATGAGGACACGAAGATCTTTGAGGAAGGAGTTTTGGGAAAAACTCCAATGGGTGGTAACATCACCACCTACAAGGAGCTCTGCAGTTTAGCATCGGATCTGAATCAGCCGGAAATGATATACAAGTTCATGCAATTAGCCAATCACAATGCAGCTTGGAATAGTAAATTAGGTGCGGCCTTCGGATTGAAGTCAATATCCAAAGCCGCTAAGGAGCAAATGCAACCGTTTCTGGGCAAAATCGTTCCTCGCCTGTTCCGCTACAAATACGATCCGACgccgaaaattcaaaattccatGATTTCGATTTGGGACTCGATTGTGTCCGATTCGAAAGAAATTGTCGAAAAGTACTATTGGGAGATCTTCGACGAGCTGACCACCAACTTGACGCACGTCGAATGGAGAGTTCGTATTGCCTGTTGCTTGGCTATACGCGATTTAATCAAAAGACCGGCCGGACTAAGATTGAGATTCGATGACCGAG CACTGACAGTAAACAAAATGGAAGTGGATTCGTCGGACGACATATCGAGAATGGAAACGGACGATGTCGATGTTCCTGAACCGGAAGTGACGAAACTTTGGTCGCAACTGTTCCGCGTTATGGACGATGTCCACGAAGGAACGCGTTTAGCTGCCGAGGGATCTGCAAAAGCTTTAAGCAAA ATTTGTGTGGTTGCAGCTTCAGGCAACGGTAAATCTGCTCAAAATCTGGCTAGCTCAATATTACCGCTGATTTTAGAGGTTGGAGTCACGCATACTGTACCCGAGATTCGTAATTTGAG CATGAAAACATTGTCCGAGTTGATTGAATCATCGGGTGGCATTCTGAAGGATCATTTACATACGCTGGTGCCATGTTTGCTTAAAGCAACTGGAGAACTTGAGGTCCCGAAGCTGTCGTATTTGTCAACTCGACTAGGAGCTAATATTGAGGCTCAGGAAGCCGTGGATTCATTAAGAGCTGAAGCCGCAAAGCAACATCACAGTATGGAAACTTTGGTGAAG TGCATCCGACACATTTCCTTTGAATCGCTGGAGAAAATGACACCCGAAGTTGTTGAGCTGATGCGCACCACCGTAAATCTCGGTACGAAAATTGCGTGTGCACATTTCGTTTGTTTG ATTACCGTTCGTTTCAACAATGAAATGACTTCGCTTGTGAGTAAGTATCTCAGCGCCTGTTTCAACGGATTGAAAGATCGAAACACAATCGTTCGAAAGTACAATGCCAGCGCAATTGGTCACCTAATCG GTTTGGCGAAAGAACAATCGATTATCCGGCTGTTCGCAAAACTGACTGAATTCTATTTCGAAAATCAATCGAACAAAGGCGTCCCATACGCCATATCAGCAATAAACAAACGCCATCAGGACATTTTGAAAGACTATCCGGCACACGTGCTGCCGTTGATATTCTTTGCCATGCACGAAGAAATCGACGAAGAGAATCGCAGCAATGTGGAATTGTGGAAAGAATTATGGCTGGAAGTGAGTCCGGGAGATGGCGGTATTCGAATGAATTTGGAATCGATAATTCCGATGTTGGAGAAGTCCCTGGACGACCAGTCTTGGTTGATCAAAGCTCAGAGTGCGAATTCCATAACCACAATAGCAACCCGACTGGGAACGAATCTGGGTCAAGTAGAACGTGAACGACTGATCGCATGTTTGATGGCTAACATATCGGGACGGACATttcaaggcaaagaaagactACTGCAGGCTCTATCGAGTCTGTGCAAAGACTTGAAAAAGAGTGAAAGCGCCAGCTACACCACAATCATTGATGCTATAATGAAGGAGTGTCGTAAGGAGGAACCATTGTATCGAACGCATGCACTTAAGGCGGTTGGTGACATTTTGGAACAATTGGGAGAAGATCGATTCGAAGAG ATCTACAACATGATCTGGTATTTAATGGACAAAAAGGATCTGGCCGCAGTAACCGGTGATGATGAGGACAAGAACTTATCAGCAGACGAACGTAATAAGCGGGCCATGATCGTGATTTCGTTAAAGGAAACCGTTTGCGAAACATTGGGCAAAGCTTGGCCGACAGAAGAAAAAACGCAGGAAAAGTATCAGCTGATGTTTGTGGAACAGTGCGTTCGATGTTTGCAGAACAATACACGGCCGGTCCAGTTGAGTGTTCTGGTTTCACTGGGCAAGTTTTTGGATCGGTTAAAGATACTGGAGCCGCCGAATACTGACCAGAATCAggagaaaaaacaaaagacCGATGGTAACGAATGTCTGCAGAAAATATGTACGGACGTTCTGTCGGCTGTGGTTTTCGTTGCCg GCATACCACATACCGGACTGAAGAAGGAAGCGCTGAACATTGTGctgattttagtaaaacgtCTGATAGACATCAAAAGTCATACGGAACTGTCCATGGTGAAGAAAACGTTCGACGAAATTCTGATTACACTCCAGAAAGACAGCGCTCCGGAAATAAAGTGTCGCATCAATGACATTGAGGATAAGCTTAAGTCAAATTAA
- the LOC119071485 gene encoding methyltransferase-like protein 25, whose translation MISTIGLQGTLDGIIKYLNPFSPLISCHMVNYITDGHWKTFIPQNIQNEIGTEENIAEALDVYWNHDSVSQEELSKFSNFVQFIEEGRKFSYDSLTHTWIDAVRFRDIMNVVGCSVDSAGYLKIKEFMSPKKNHEVEETAKLVSTLCTFRMQNDDRLVIIEAGDGKGYLSSRLSLEYKLKVLGIDSSPTNTENAIKRSARLEKAWNGLTKRAEDIENGIVPPRKGRRNYKSGGQSPSQSQVCHLAMENYKTSTHYITPQTDFVKLFDQHFPHENPTGFCLSGLHTCGNLASSCLRIFTENKDLNVLCNVGCCYHLLGEEFCVDEFFENRRVREIEIDSGFPMSNYLRNQEFKLGRNARMLGSQSIHRTKQEKDLPQISLFYRALLETLIADKYPEYKNRIQVGRSKRTTNFVDYVRVACKKGELNFDSITDDELLTLEKSLDHHRLQINLFYLVRMTFAPVIETLILLDRLLYVKENDISNSFLVKLFDPVVSPRCFAIVAMKT comes from the exons ATGATTTCAACAATTGGACTTCAGGGAACGTTGGatggaataataaaatatttaaatccattttcccCGTTAATCAGCTGTCACATGGTGAACTATATAACTGACGGTCACTGGAAAACTTTCATTCCACAAAATATTCAGAATGAAATTGGAACAGAGGAGAATATTGCGGAAGCTCTAGACGTGTACTGGAACCATGATTCTGTCAGCCAAGAggaattatcaaaattttccaatttcgtcCAATTTATTGAGGAAGGGCGAAAATTTAGTTACGACAGTCTGACTCATACTTGGATTGATGCTGTGCGATTTCGTGATATCATGAATGTTGTTGGATGTTCAGTGGATTCAGCGGGATATTTGAAAATCAAGGAGTTCATGTCGCCGAAGAAAAACCATGAG GTCGAAGAAACAGCAAAATTGGTGTCCACTCTATGTACGTTTCGCATGCAAAATGATGATAGACTGGTTATTATCGAAGCAGGAGATGGCAAAG GCTATTTATCCTCCCGTCTATCATTGGAGTACAAATTGAAAGTTCTTGGTATTGATTCCAGTCCAACAAATACGGAGAATGCCATCAAGCGAAGCGCAAGACTAGAA AAAGCTTGGAATGGCCTGACTAAGCGTGCGGAGGACATTGAGAACGGGATTGTTCCACCGCGTAAGGGACGTCGAAATTATAAGAGTGGTGGACAAAGTCCTAGTCAATCGCAAGTTTGTCATCTAGCAATGGAAAACTACAAGACGTCGACACACTACATTACACCACAAACCGATTTTGTGAAACTATTCGATCAACATTTTCCGCACGAAAATCCGACTGGGTTTTGTTTAAGCGGACTACATACGTGCGGTAATTTAGCGTCGAGCTGTTTGAGAATATTTACGGAGAACAAGGACCTCAACGTACTGTGTAATGTTGGCTGTTGCTACCACTTGTTGGGCGAAGAATTTTGCGTTGACGAATTCTTTGAGAATCGTAGAGTCcgggaaattgaaatcgattCTGGCTTTCCGATGAGCAATTATTTGAGGAATCAG gaATTCAAGCTTGGGCGGAACGCGAGGATGCTTGGCTCACAATCGATTCATCGAACTAAACAGGAAAAAGATTTACCGcaaatttcgttgttttaCCGAGCATTGCTGGAAACACTGATCGCAGACAAATATCCCGAGTACAAAAATCGGATTCAAGTCGGTCGATCTAAGAGGACGACTAATTTCGTTGACTATGTGCGTGTCGCGTGCAAGAAAGGTGAACTAAACTTCGATTCAATAACCGATGACGAATTACTCACGCTGGAAAAATCGCTGGATCATCATCGGCTGcaaatcaatttgttttatttggttCGGATGACGTTTGCTCCCGTAATTGAAACGTTAATTTTATTGGATCGCCTGTTGTATGTCAAGGAAAATGACATTTCCAATTCGTTCTTGGTCAAACTGTTTGATCCAGTTGTGTCACCGAGATGCTTTGCGATTGTGGCAATGAAAACTTGA